In one Winogradskyella sp. MH6 genomic region, the following are encoded:
- a CDS encoding sulfotransferase domain-containing protein, which translates to MKAKNSLDKYRYYFSKRIEIFFHSLKKSQIKGRKHGPKVVLNSLPKSGTHLLESLFLQLPFMRHCGKKTLRLETQNPVEPKLKILSSIKNGQFLLSHMQYHEKALETINTNNTKIIHLVRDPRDVLLSHLNYIEKMDTTQKSHGFIASYGSRFEKLKAMIEGKKDVLEPFPEVLDKFLAWTESNDVLCVKFEHLIGPNGGGDKHKQEEAVKSICNHISIELNQDQLEDVCNKIYSVKSSTFNKGKIGNWNRILSEEEKKWLNKTIENQIINYGYK; encoded by the coding sequence ATGAAAGCAAAGAACAGCTTAGATAAATATAGATATTATTTCTCCAAACGAATAGAGATTTTTTTCCATAGCCTTAAAAAGTCCCAGATTAAAGGAAGAAAGCATGGTCCTAAAGTAGTCCTAAATTCTTTACCTAAATCTGGCACACACCTTTTAGAGAGTCTCTTTTTGCAGTTACCATTTATGAGGCATTGTGGAAAAAAAACACTTAGGTTAGAGACTCAAAACCCTGTTGAACCAAAACTTAAAATATTATCTTCAATTAAGAACGGACAATTTCTGCTTAGCCACATGCAATATCATGAAAAGGCTTTAGAAACTATAAATACTAACAACACAAAAATCATCCATTTAGTAAGAGATCCTAGAGATGTACTATTGTCTCACTTAAATTATATTGAGAAAATGGATACAACCCAAAAATCTCATGGATTCATTGCTTCTTATGGCTCAAGATTTGAAAAACTAAAAGCAATGATTGAGGGAAAAAAAGATGTATTAGAGCCATTCCCAGAAGTTTTAGATAAATTTTTAGCTTGGACAGAGTCTAATGATGTTTTGTGTGTAAAATTTGAACATTTAATTGGCCCAAATGGAGGAGGAGATAAGCATAAACAAGAGGAAGCTGTAAAAAGTATTTGTAATCATATATCTATTGAGCTAAATCAGGATCAACTGGAAGACGTCTGTAATAAAATTTATTCTGTTAAAAGCTCTACATTTAATAAAGGGAAAATTGGTAATTGGAACAGGATTTTGAGTGAAGAAGAAAAGAAGTGGTTAAACAAGACCATTGAAAATCAAATAATAAACTATGGTTATAAATAG
- the cysN gene encoding sulfate adenylyltransferase subunit CysN, with protein MLDNNQLLRFTTAGSVDDGKSTLIGRLLYDSKSIFEDQLEAIENTSKKKGHEGVDLALFTDGLRDEREQGITIDVAYRYFTTPKRKFIIADTPGHIQYTRNMVTGASTANVATILIDARHGVIEQTKRHAFIASLLQIPHIIVCVNKMDLVDFSEEIFNNIVSEFEEISSKMLVKDVRFIPMSALLGDNVVNKSENMPWYQGAPMLHTLETMHISSDINKVDARFPVQTVIRPQREGFIDYRGYAGRVASGILRKGDEVTVMPSGFTSKIKSINLHDKELEEAYAPMSVSITLEDDIDISRGDMIVRSNNKPEPSQDVEVMLCWLNNSAAKPRAKYTIKHTSNDQKAMIKEVVYKYDINTLERNSEDTDLAMNDIAKVKIRTTKPLMIDPYRENRTTGSIILVDDATNETVAAGMIV; from the coding sequence ATGTTAGACAACAATCAATTATTACGTTTTACAACTGCAGGAAGTGTAGATGATGGAAAAAGTACATTAATAGGGCGTTTGCTATACGATTCTAAATCTATTTTTGAAGACCAACTTGAAGCTATCGAAAACACAAGTAAGAAAAAGGGTCATGAAGGTGTAGATTTAGCGCTATTTACAGACGGTTTAAGAGACGAAAGAGAACAAGGTATTACCATTGATGTTGCATACAGATATTTTACAACACCAAAGCGTAAATTTATTATAGCAGATACACCAGGACATATTCAATATACACGTAATATGGTTACAGGTGCATCAACAGCTAATGTAGCGACTATTCTAATTGATGCAAGGCATGGTGTAATAGAGCAAACAAAACGTCACGCATTTATAGCGTCGTTATTGCAAATACCGCACATTATTGTCTGTGTAAACAAAATGGATTTGGTTGATTTTTCTGAAGAGATATTTAACAATATTGTTTCAGAATTTGAAGAGATTTCTTCAAAAATGCTTGTTAAAGACGTTCGTTTTATACCAATGTCAGCGCTTTTAGGAGATAATGTTGTAAACAAATCAGAAAACATGCCTTGGTATCAAGGAGCACCAATGCTACATACTTTAGAAACAATGCACATTAGTAGTGATATTAATAAAGTAGATGCACGTTTTCCTGTACAAACTGTAATAAGACCACAACGTGAAGGATTTATAGATTACAGAGGTTATGCTGGTCGTGTAGCAAGTGGTATTTTAAGAAAGGGAGATGAAGTTACTGTAATGCCTTCAGGTTTTACTTCAAAAATAAAAAGCATCAACCTTCATGATAAAGAGTTAGAAGAAGCTTACGCACCAATGTCAGTTTCTATAACTTTAGAAGACGATATAGACATTAGTCGTGGTGATATGATTGTGCGTTCTAATAATAAGCCAGAGCCTTCTCAAGATGTTGAAGTAATGTTATGCTGGTTAAACAATAGTGCAGCTAAGCCTAGGGCTAAATACACAATTAAGCACACTTCTAACGATCAAAAAGCAATGATTAAAGAAGTGGTTTACAAATACGATATTAACACGTTAGAGCGTAATAGTGAAGACACTGATTTAGCAATGAATGATATTGCTAAAGTTAAAATACGCACAACAAAACCTTTAATGATTGATCCTTATAGGGAAAATCGTACCACAGGTAGCATTATTTTAGTAGATGATGCTACTAATGAAACGGTTGCTGCTGGGATGATTGTTTAA
- the cysC gene encoding adenylyl-sulfate kinase, translating to MKENIIPHDYQISIDDRRELNGHNSFLLWFTGLSGSGKSTIANVVEQKLHQKGIKTFTLDGDNIRKGINKDLTFAPEDRTENIRRIAEVANLMVDAGLVTLAAFVSPYKKDRENIRSIVKDVNFVEIFVNTSVEECERRDVKGLYKKARAGEIKNMTGISAPYEAPENPNIEIKTESESVEAAAQRIVDYITPKLSKQQ from the coding sequence ATGAAAGAGAACATTATTCCACACGATTATCAGATTTCTATTGATGATAGACGAGAGTTAAATGGACATAATTCTTTTTTATTATGGTTTACAGGGTTGTCAGGATCAGGTAAGTCTACCATCGCTAATGTGGTTGAACAGAAATTACACCAAAAAGGTATTAAAACCTTTACATTAGATGGTGATAATATTAGAAAAGGAATTAATAAAGACTTAACCTTTGCCCCAGAAGATAGAACTGAAAATATCCGTAGAATTGCTGAAGTGGCTAATTTAATGGTTGATGCTGGTTTAGTGACACTTGCAGCTTTTGTTTCGCCTTACAAAAAAGACCGAGAGAACATTAGAAGTATCGTTAAAGATGTTAACTTTGTTGAGATATTTGTGAATACTAGCGTGGAAGAGTGTGAAAGACGTGATGTAAAAGGGCTCTATAAAAAAGCACGTGCTGGAGAAATAAAAAACATGACAGGGATTTCAGCGCCTTATGAAGCACCAGAAAACCCTAATATTGAGATAAAAACAGAGAGCGAATCGGTTGAAGCTGCAGCACAACGAATCGTAGATTATATTACACCAAAATTGTCAAAGCAACAATGA
- a CDS encoding DUF2061 domain-containing protein, which translates to MADVSYKRHIAKTITWRIVGTIDTIILSWLITGDPLAGLKIGFAEVTTKSVLYYLHERVWYKINLSKDGVLLESRKRHIAKTITWRFIGTLDTMTLAWIISGNPLAALQIGFAEVITKMILYYLHERAWYKINFGLSKRNNE; encoded by the coding sequence ATGGCAGACGTATCTTATAAAAGACATATTGCAAAAACCATAACCTGGAGAATTGTTGGAACAATAGATACAATAATTCTTTCGTGGTTGATTACTGGAGACCCTTTAGCTGGTCTAAAAATAGGTTTTGCAGAAGTAACTACTAAATCAGTATTATATTACTTGCATGAGCGTGTTTGGTACAAAATCAACTTATCAAAAGATGGTGTTCTTCTTGAAAGTAGAAAACGACATATTGCAAAAACAATTACCTGGCGTTTTATAGGTACTTTAGATACAATGACGTTAGCATGGATAATTTCAGGAAATCCACTCGCGGCATTGCAAATAGGTTTTGCTGAAGTGATTACCAAAATGATATTGTATTATTTACATGAGCGCGCTTGGTATAAAATTAATTTTGGTTTAAGTAAAAGAAATAACGAATAA
- a CDS encoding O-antigen ligase family protein, producing the protein MRRTNDIWETTFGYLTLLLLCSILLDYFFSSLAFGIWFAFSIIWIVKTKHFNIRKSITPFLCFSLFSFVSVIWSVDKPQTMHGIGRQIPLFLFAISGMFLPKISYIEERKIFNRFSIFICCLALVLVIQAVFRYCKYEFEGFLYYHELVSPLELNAIYVSYLVSFCFLYTLQDNEGKVTLKTIKLLVLGFFLILLSSKMILTITVFTSAIMIFFRIKRNLHRLILLGFIFLTSVLILVFANPIKNRFVSEFNTSYKQVLNEKSFEKGRVYTGIEARLLQVRVFNEIMNSPKKYLLGVGLDASKKEIKRIHTRLNTPVRFHTYNFHNQYLQIFVELGIVGLLMFIISLMLALKRAFKIKDLLPFIIISISLFITESVIWRQRGILFFGILYIILFTLDNQNESKEQLR; encoded by the coding sequence ATGAGAAGAACAAATGATATATGGGAAACTACATTTGGTTACCTAACATTACTTCTATTATGTTCTATTCTGTTAGACTATTTTTTTAGTAGTCTTGCATTTGGAATTTGGTTTGCTTTCTCCATTATTTGGATTGTTAAGACAAAACATTTCAATATTCGAAAATCAATCACTCCTTTTTTGTGTTTTAGTTTGTTTTCTTTTGTTTCAGTAATTTGGTCTGTAGATAAGCCGCAAACAATGCATGGTATAGGAAGGCAAATTCCACTATTTCTTTTTGCAATTTCAGGCATGTTTTTGCCAAAAATATCTTACATAGAAGAAAGAAAGATATTTAATCGATTTTCAATTTTTATATGTTGCTTAGCCCTTGTTTTAGTCATCCAAGCTGTTTTTAGATATTGTAAGTATGAGTTTGAAGGATTTTTGTACTATCATGAACTGGTATCTCCTTTAGAATTAAACGCAATATATGTGTCTTATTTGGTTTCATTTTGTTTTTTATATACGCTTCAGGATAATGAGGGTAAGGTAACTCTTAAGACGATAAAGCTTTTAGTTCTAGGGTTTTTTTTAATTCTACTATCTTCTAAAATGATACTAACCATAACGGTTTTTACATCTGCCATAATGATTTTTTTCAGAATTAAAAGAAATTTACATAGACTGATTTTACTTGGTTTTATTTTTTTAACCTCGGTATTAATTTTAGTTTTTGCAAACCCGATAAAAAATAGATTTGTTTCTGAATTTAATACGTCTTATAAACAGGTTCTTAATGAAAAAAGTTTTGAAAAAGGACGAGTTTATACTGGCATAGAGGCCCGATTATTACAGGTAAGAGTTTTTAACGAAATAATGAACTCACCAAAAAAATATTTATTAGGTGTTGGTTTAGATGCTTCAAAAAAGGAAATAAAAAGAATACATACAAGATTAAATACTCCTGTAAGGTTCCATACTTATAATTTTCATAATCAATATTTACAGATTTTTGTAGAACTCGGTATAGTTGGACTATTAATGTTTATTATAAGTCTTATGTTGGCTTTAAAACGAGCATTTAAAATTAAAGACTTGTTACCCTTTATAATTATAAGTATATCGCTATTTATAACCGAGTCGGTTATATGGAGACAAAGAGGGATACTCTTTTTTGGTATACTTTATATTATACTTTTTACATTAGATAATCAAAATGAAAGCAAAGAACAGCTTAGATAA
- a CDS encoding glycosyltransferase family 2 protein, producing the protein MKLSIIIVNYNGEKYLADCLDSIEKQCCGFLYEIIIWDNASNDNSITFLQDNYSDKIKLFASNDNLGFAGGNNAAAKHAKGDYLLLLNNDTILLNPLKSILDLMDRDSKIGVLGIKMLNGNKEYTISTGLLPKPYHLFYFKWFSIINKEFASGNFLSNHPLEVGWLSGSFLVTPKNLWDEIGGLDESFFMYVEDVDYNKEVAKRGYKRVFVPSLEYIHFVGFNGAKNNLLVKGYRIYIAKHFKGISKVIANLCLSANEFVKKIKGNY; encoded by the coding sequence ATGAAACTATCTATAATAATTGTTAACTATAACGGCGAAAAATATTTAGCTGACTGTTTAGACTCAATTGAAAAGCAGTGTTGTGGTTTTTTATATGAAATTATAATTTGGGATAATGCTTCTAATGATAATTCTATAACATTTTTACAAGATAATTATAGTGATAAAATTAAGCTTTTTGCTTCTAATGATAATTTAGGATTTGCGGGCGGAAATAATGCTGCCGCAAAACACGCAAAAGGAGACTATCTGTTATTATTAAATAATGATACTATTTTACTAAATCCTTTAAAATCTATTTTAGATTTAATGGATAGAGACTCTAAAATAGGGGTTTTAGGAATAAAGATGTTAAACGGAAATAAGGAGTATACTATTTCTACGGGTTTATTACCCAAGCCTTATCATTTATTTTATTTTAAATGGTTTTCAATAATTAACAAAGAGTTTGCTTCGGGAAATTTTTTAAGCAATCACCCTTTAGAAGTCGGTTGGTTATCAGGTTCTTTTTTAGTAACTCCGAAAAATTTATGGGACGAAATAGGTGGTCTTGACGAATCCTTTTTTATGTATGTTGAAGATGTTGACTATAATAAAGAAGTGGCAAAACGAGGGTATAAAAGAGTATTTGTGCCTTCTTTGGAATATATACATTTTGTTGGCTTTAATGGTGCAAAAAACAACTTGCTTGTGAAAGGGTATCGTATTTATATAGCAAAGCACTTTAAAGGCATTAGTAAAGTAATTGCTAATTTATGTTTAAGTGCTAATGAATTTGTAAAAAAGATAAAAGGAAATTATTGA
- a CDS encoding O-antigen ligase family protein, with the protein MSIGITQKDIYTSIYALVLFMPIFYPVLEINFIVSSFFLSLVLIEKHFKYSLKLVSLSTLLILIFIVGFISHFFYGPKIYDVIKDSVYLFKPIVYLFLGYFLASKIKDKNSVFKIIVYLGIVFAIIHLSKVLVFILNNDVYQISKIRYHGGKDNYMELVACSLLVLNVKNRFFSIKVKFKKLFYFILTISFIFYFSRTMVVAFVILWVAGNGYAKLTKNGIVILTSVSLGVILFYIALNSLNIDRGATGFEGFLYKLKIAPEEIFNAEIDFDDPVDRWDHWRAYEASKALEQLQHTPYNMGVFFGKGLGSLIDLGFEAELGNEKMQYIPKIHNGYIYVLFKSGVIGLVMYVTFLFFLYLQTYNKFKSVNQIFINNLISALGFFYIFSSFIISGIYNPTDVITVILGALLFLQYQYKKAIK; encoded by the coding sequence ATGAGCATCGGTATAACCCAAAAAGATATTTATACTTCCATATATGCACTTGTTTTGTTTATGCCAATTTTTTATCCAGTCTTAGAGATTAATTTTATTGTATCATCTTTTTTTCTCTCATTAGTATTAATAGAAAAACACTTCAAATACTCTCTCAAACTTGTTTCTCTTTCAACTTTACTCATTTTAATATTTATTGTTGGTTTTATTTCTCATTTTTTTTATGGCCCTAAAATTTATGATGTTATTAAAGATAGTGTCTACCTTTTTAAGCCAATTGTCTATTTGTTTCTAGGCTATTTTTTAGCTTCAAAGATTAAAGACAAGAACTCTGTTTTTAAAATTATAGTATATCTAGGTATAGTATTTGCTATTATACATCTTTCAAAAGTTTTAGTTTTTATTCTTAATAATGATGTATACCAAATCTCTAAAATTAGATATCATGGAGGAAAAGATAATTATATGGAGCTTGTTGCCTGCTCTTTACTCGTCTTAAATGTAAAAAACAGGTTTTTTAGCATTAAAGTAAAGTTTAAAAAATTATTTTATTTCATTCTTACCATATCGTTTATTTTTTATTTTTCTAGAACCATGGTGGTTGCTTTTGTTATTCTTTGGGTTGCAGGGAATGGATACGCTAAGTTAACGAAGAATGGAATAGTAATATTAACGTCAGTGTCATTAGGTGTAATATTATTTTATATCGCCTTAAATTCATTAAATATAGATCGAGGAGCAACCGGCTTTGAAGGTTTTTTATATAAACTAAAAATAGCACCAGAAGAAATATTTAATGCAGAGATTGATTTTGATGACCCTGTAGATAGATGGGATCATTGGCGTGCCTATGAGGCCTCTAAAGCTTTAGAGCAACTTCAACACACACCATATAATATGGGTGTTTTTTTTGGTAAAGGCCTAGGTTCATTGATAGATTTGGGCTTTGAGGCAGAATTAGGTAATGAAAAAATGCAATATATCCCTAAAATACATAATGGATATATTTATGTGTTATTCAAGTCGGGTGTAATAGGGCTGGTTATGTATGTAACTTTTCTTTTCTTTCTTTATCTTCAAACTTACAACAAATTTAAAAGTGTAAACCAGATATTTATTAACAACCTTATAAGTGCATTAGGGTTTTTTTATATTTTTTCAAGTTTCATAATTTCAGGTATTTATAATCCAACAGATGTAATTACTGTTATTTTGGGAGCACTCCTCTTTTTACAGTACCAATATAAAAAAGCAATCAAATGA
- a CDS encoding sulfotransferase — MTKDLPNFLIVGAAKAATTTIHEYLKQHPEVFMTEWKEPSFFKFKNKERIKYTTDKPVKFITKIEDYKNLFKAASGEKIRGESSTPYLYFYEETIQNIKETITDYENIKILIVLRNPIERAFSQYMMKIRDVVEDLDFMTAIKSEPSRMKNNAHFDFFYVDRGMYYRQVKAYLSIFKDVKVLLYDDFKQNPDKTLNDILNFLELKNFEFKKIKNQNISGKPKSKELAILLKKDFFIKRHLKNLLPVKFRKSIKSEIMRNNLQKETISLEAKIYLQEYYKSDIQKLQELINRDLSNWLL; from the coding sequence ATGACTAAGGATTTACCAAATTTCTTGATTGTTGGTGCTGCTAAAGCTGCAACTACGACTATCCATGAATATCTAAAACAGCATCCTGAGGTTTTTATGACAGAATGGAAAGAACCTAGTTTTTTTAAGTTTAAAAACAAAGAAAGGATTAAATACACAACAGATAAGCCAGTTAAGTTTATCACAAAAATTGAGGATTATAAAAATCTTTTTAAAGCTGCAAGTGGTGAAAAAATCAGAGGAGAATCTTCAACACCTTATTTGTACTTTTATGAAGAGACTATACAAAATATAAAAGAGACAATAACAGATTATGAGAATATAAAAATACTTATAGTTTTGAGAAATCCAATTGAAAGAGCATTTTCTCAATATATGATGAAAATTAGAGATGTAGTTGAAGATCTTGACTTTATGACTGCTATTAAAAGTGAGCCATCTAGAATGAAAAACAATGCTCACTTTGACTTTTTTTATGTAGATAGAGGGATGTATTATAGGCAGGTTAAAGCATATTTATCTATATTTAAAGACGTAAAAGTTTTATTATATGATGACTTTAAGCAAAATCCAGACAAAACATTAAACGACATTTTGAATTTCTTAGAATTAAAGAATTTTGAATTCAAAAAAATAAAAAACCAAAACATTTCTGGAAAACCTAAGAGCAAAGAGTTAGCTATTTTACTTAAAAAAGATTTTTTTATAAAAAGGCATTTAAAAAATTTATTGCCAGTAAAATTTAGAAAATCTATAAAGTCTGAAATAATGAGAAACAATCTACAAAAGGAAACAATCAGTTTAGAGGCTAAAATATATTTACAAGAATATTATAAATCAGATATTCAAAAACTTCAAGAGTTGATAAATCGAGATTTAAGTAACTGGTTGTTATAA
- a CDS encoding flippase, whose product MIQKLKQTLVSDHNLKELLTGSSITFVLKVLGMILSYLVVILISTRYGAEGVGLYSLSLKTLTSISVFCALGFNVSVLRYVGQFNLNAQANHYLRKIFKYFIQLTFPVTVIMSLLIFILSEHIALKVFGNENYIKALKLIAFGLPFFTLNLINVEFIRGLKLLKVSEFLRSANIYLVIGVVMLISFLNYNELNSVYALVIAVVVTFCFSISFIIFKLSSLNSSIMRAESFTRKDFLKTSIPMMVTTVSSLILAFSGLFFLEAYDSTATVGVYNVCVMLSQMVSLPLTVVNTISAPKFSELYWNDKYESLKRVLRQSSKLIFWISIVVALILIMFSGFILRIFGEEFVLGKEILWILVLGQIINAITGSVGIFLNMTGHQKVLKNIILFTVILVVLSYYFLIPVYGMLGAALVSVFGIAVLNIVSAFYVYKKLNYVTFYIPFLKV is encoded by the coding sequence TTGATTCAAAAACTAAAACAAACACTCGTTTCTGACCATAATTTAAAAGAGTTATTGACAGGGAGTTCAATAACATTTGTGCTTAAAGTTTTGGGTATGATTTTGAGCTACCTGGTTGTTATACTAATCTCAACTAGGTATGGGGCAGAAGGAGTAGGACTCTATAGTTTATCTTTAAAAACCCTTACATCAATAAGTGTTTTTTGTGCCTTAGGTTTTAATGTGTCCGTGTTAAGGTACGTCGGGCAATTTAACCTTAACGCTCAAGCTAATCATTATCTCAGGAAAATTTTCAAGTATTTTATTCAGTTAACTTTTCCTGTCACGGTAATTATGAGTTTATTAATTTTTATTTTATCAGAACATATTGCATTAAAAGTTTTTGGAAATGAAAATTATATAAAGGCTTTAAAATTAATAGCATTTGGCCTTCCTTTTTTTACTTTAAACTTAATAAATGTAGAGTTTATCAGAGGATTAAAATTACTTAAAGTTTCAGAGTTTTTGAGGAGTGCTAATATTTATTTAGTTATAGGTGTTGTTATGTTGATTTCTTTTTTGAATTATAATGAATTAAACTCCGTTTATGCTTTAGTAATAGCTGTTGTTGTTACATTCTGCTTTTCTATAAGCTTTATAATTTTTAAGCTAAGTAGCCTTAACTCTTCAATAATGCGAGCTGAAAGTTTTACGAGAAAAGATTTTTTAAAAACATCTATTCCAATGATGGTCACTACTGTTTCATCCTTAATTTTAGCTTTTTCTGGATTATTTTTCTTAGAGGCTTATGATTCAACAGCTACCGTAGGTGTTTATAATGTGTGTGTAATGTTGTCACAAATGGTTAGTTTACCATTAACTGTCGTAAATACTATATCAGCTCCTAAGTTTTCTGAATTGTATTGGAATGATAAATATGAATCACTTAAAAGAGTTTTGAGACAGTCCTCTAAACTAATATTTTGGATATCGATTGTTGTGGCTTTAATCCTTATCATGTTTTCTGGCTTTATCCTTAGAATTTTTGGCGAAGAATTTGTCTTAGGTAAAGAGATATTGTGGATATTGGTTTTAGGTCAAATTATAAACGCAATAACAGGTTCTGTTGGTATATTTTTAAACATGACAGGGCATCAGAAGGTTTTGAAAAACATCATACTTTTTACCGTGATTTTAGTGGTTTTAAGCTATTATTTTTTAATACCGGTTTATGGTATGTTAGGAGCTGCATTGGTCTCTGTTTTTGGTATAGCAGTTTTAAACATAGTTTCTGCTTTCTATGTTTATAAGAAGCTTAATTATGTGACTTTTTATATTCCATTTTTAAAAGTTTAA
- a CDS encoding DUF1972 domain-containing protein yields MRIGIIGTRGIPNHHGGFEQFADFFAVYAKEKGHDVYVYNSHLHPFKDNNYKGVNIIHAYDPESRIGTAGQFIYDLNCIRDSRKRNYDIILQLGYTSSSIWGWLLPSKPTVITNMDGLEWKRSKYSKKVQKFLLYAEKLAIKTSDYLISDSIGIQSYIKKKYNKNSAYIAYGANVFVPNENTDFLYEDLVTNEYFLLIARMEPENNIEMILDGYVRSNSEHLFCVIGNIESTSFGNYLKKKFGKHKGIRFLGAIYDLETLDNLRFNSRLYFHGHSVGGTNPSLLEAMGSHSLIAAHHNDFNYAILEDDAFYFKSADDVSELINNENKKDRLDLIKRNIDKIETKFSWEYINESYLKFFNTCFNEKNK; encoded by the coding sequence ATGAGGATAGGAATAATAGGAACAAGGGGTATACCTAACCATCATGGTGGTTTTGAACAATTTGCAGATTTTTTTGCAGTTTATGCAAAAGAAAAAGGACATGATGTGTATGTCTACAACTCTCATCTACATCCATTTAAAGATAATAATTATAAAGGGGTAAATATCATTCATGCATACGATCCAGAATCTAGGATAGGTACAGCCGGCCAATTTATTTATGATCTCAATTGTATAAGAGATTCTCGAAAAAGAAATTATGACATTATCTTACAGCTAGGCTATACAAGTAGTTCTATTTGGGGCTGGTTATTACCTTCAAAACCTACGGTTATTACAAATATGGATGGTTTAGAGTGGAAAAGAAGTAAGTACTCTAAAAAAGTACAAAAGTTTTTATTATATGCTGAAAAACTTGCCATTAAAACAAGTGATTATCTAATTTCAGATTCCATAGGGATTCAATCATATATTAAAAAGAAGTATAATAAAAACTCAGCATACATTGCCTATGGTGCCAATGTTTTTGTACCAAACGAAAATACTGATTTCTTATATGAGGATTTAGTAACCAATGAATACTTCTTACTCATTGCAAGAATGGAACCCGAGAATAATATTGAAATGATTTTAGATGGTTATGTAAGAAGCAATTCAGAACACCTATTTTGCGTAATAGGAAATATAGAGTCGACATCCTTTGGAAATTATTTAAAAAAGAAATTTGGCAAACATAAAGGCATAAGATTTTTGGGTGCAATTTATGATTTAGAAACTTTAGACAACTTAAGGTTTAACTCTAGACTATATTTTCATGGACATTCTGTTGGAGGTACCAATCCTTCATTATTAGAAGCAATGGGTTCTCATTCACTCATTGCGGCTCATCACAATGATTTTAATTATGCTATACTTGAAGACGATGCTTTTTATTTTAAGTCAGCCGATGATGTATCAGAGCTCATTAATAATGAAAATAAAAAGGACAGACTTGATTTAATTAAAAGAAATATTGATAAGATTGAAACAAAATTTAGTTGGGAATATATAAATGAAAGCTATTTAAAGTTTTTTAATACCTGTTTTAATGAGAAGAACAAATGA
- the cysD gene encoding sulfate adenylyltransferase subunit CysD yields MSKYYLNYLDELESEAIFVLREVWAQFENPVILFSGGKDSILVTHLAKKAFYPAKIPFPLMHVDTGHNFPETIQFRDDIIKELGAQLIVGSVQESIDEGRVAEEKGKNATRNALQITTLLDAIEANKIDCAIGGGRRDEEKARAKERFFSHRDDFGQWDPKNQRPELWNIFNGKHFEGEHFRAFPISNWTEMDVWNYIKRENIDIPSLYFAHEREVVWRQDSWIPNSEFLVLEDHEEVVTKKIRFRTLGDITITGGVESDADTLEKIAAEVAGMRNTERGNRSDDKRSESAMEDRKRQGYF; encoded by the coding sequence ATGAGTAAGTACTATTTAAATTATTTAGATGAATTAGAGAGTGAAGCAATTTTTGTTTTACGTGAAGTTTGGGCACAATTTGAAAACCCAGTAATTTTATTTTCAGGAGGAAAAGATTCTATCTTGGTAACGCATTTAGCGAAAAAAGCATTTTACCCTGCTAAAATACCATTTCCATTAATGCATGTTGATACTGGTCACAATTTCCCAGAAACCATTCAGTTTAGAGACGATATTATTAAAGAATTAGGCGCGCAGCTTATAGTTGGTTCGGTACAAGAATCTATAGATGAAGGTCGTGTTGCTGAAGAAAAAGGGAAAAATGCTACGCGTAATGCGCTTCAAATTACAACACTTCTTGATGCTATTGAGGCAAATAAGATTGATTGTGCTATTGGTGGTGGACGTCGTGACGAAGAAAAAGCGAGAGCCAAAGAGCGTTTCTTCTCTCATAGAGATGATTTTGGACAATGGGATCCTAAAAACCAACGTCCAGAATTGTGGAATATCTTCAACGGAAAGCATTTTGAAGGTGAACATTTTAGAGCATTCCCAATAAGTAACTGGACAGAAATGGACGTTTGGAACTACATAAAACGAGAGAATATAGATATTCCATCATTATACTTTGCTCATGAGCGTGAAGTTGTATGGCGACAAGACTCTTGGATTCCAAATTCTGAGTTTTTAGTATTAGAAGATCATGAAGAAGTGGTGACTAAAAAGATACGTTTTAGAACTTTAGGTGATATTACTATTACTGGTGGTGTAGAATCTGACGCAGATACATTAGAAAAGATAGCTGCTGAAGTTGCTGGTATGAGAAATACTGAACGTGGTAACAGAAGTGACGATAAGCGATCAGAATCTGCAATGGAAGACCGTAAGCGTCAAGGATACTTTTAA